One genomic region from Marinobacter szutsaonensis encodes:
- a CDS encoding ParB/RepB/Spo0J family partition protein yields the protein MAAKKRGLGERGLGALLQGSKVNLNQEVKDHDGELREIPIDLVQRGRYQPRRDMDPAALQELADSIRQQGVMQPVVVRPIAEGRFELIAGERRWRAAQIAELDSLPAIIRDVPDEAAIAMALIENIQRENLNPIEEAFALQRLQDEFGLTQAQVAEAVGKSRTTITNLLRLIGLTEDVRLMLEHGDLEMGHGRAMLTLPPELQMQVARQVVAKSLSVRQTEALVRRVQQQSPEGKSKDKGTVDPNIRALQDDLAERLGARVSINHGQRGKGKLVIEYSSLDELDGILGHIK from the coding sequence ATGGCGGCTAAGAAACGAGGATTGGGTGAGCGTGGACTGGGAGCCCTGCTGCAGGGTTCAAAGGTCAACCTTAACCAGGAGGTGAAGGACCACGACGGCGAGCTGCGCGAGATTCCCATCGATCTGGTTCAGCGTGGCCGCTACCAGCCCCGCCGGGACATGGATCCCGCCGCCCTGCAGGAACTGGCCGACTCCATCCGCCAACAGGGTGTGATGCAGCCGGTGGTGGTTCGCCCCATCGCCGAGGGGCGCTTCGAGCTGATTGCCGGTGAGCGCCGCTGGCGGGCCGCCCAGATTGCCGAACTCGACAGCCTGCCTGCCATCATCCGCGATGTGCCCGATGAAGCCGCCATCGCCATGGCGCTGATCGAGAACATCCAGCGCGAGAACCTCAACCCCATCGAGGAAGCCTTTGCCCTGCAGCGCCTGCAGGACGAGTTCGGACTGACCCAGGCCCAGGTCGCCGAGGCTGTGGGTAAATCCCGGACCACCATCACCAACCTGCTGCGGCTGATCGGCCTGACCGAGGATGTCCGGCTGATGCTCGAACACGGTGACCTGGAGATGGGTCACGGCCGGGCCATGCTGACCCTGCCCCCGGAACTGCAGATGCAGGTGGCCCGCCAGGTGGTGGCCAAGTCCCTGTCGGTGCGCCAGACCGAAGCGCTGGTGCGCCGCGTTCAGCAACAGTCGCCGGAAGGCAAGTCGAAAGACAAGGGCACCGTTGATCCCAATATCCGTGCCCTGCAGGATGATCTGGCCGAACGCCTCGGCGCCCGGGTTTCCATCAATCACGGTCAGCGTGGCAAGGGCAAACTGGTGATCGAATACAGCTCCCTGGATGAGCTGGATGGCATACTGGGCCACATCAAGTAA
- a CDS encoding F0F1 ATP synthase subunit I: protein MTKATPSGIRRPPIARWFLIESVILVIVSLAFLFRSQVAGYSALLGGLIFLLPHGYFALKAFRYSGARSAKKIMSSFYQGEAGKLILCAILFTMVFKWIQPLDIAALFLTFAIMLVTNWLTPLLAGSNTQQS from the coding sequence ATGACGAAGGCAACCCCGAGCGGCATTCGCCGCCCGCCCATCGCACGATGGTTCTTGATTGAGAGTGTGATCCTTGTCATCGTCAGCCTGGCCTTTTTATTTCGTAGCCAGGTCGCAGGTTATTCAGCGCTGTTAGGTGGGCTTATTTTTCTTCTGCCCCACGGTTATTTTGCGCTCAAGGCATTCCGCTACTCCGGCGCGCGGTCTGCCAAAAAGATCATGAGTTCTTTTTACCAGGGTGAGGCCGGCAAGCTCATCCTGTGCGCCATCCTCTTCACGATGGTGTTCAAATGGATTCAGCCGCTTGATATAGCGGCACTTTTTTTAACATTTGCGATCATGCTGGTCACCAACTGGTTGACACCGCTTCTGGCGGGCAGCAATACGCAGCAAAGCTAA
- the atpB gene encoding F0F1 ATP synthase subunit A, with product MAGSASEYIQHHLQNLTYGKLPAGYERADGTVLQEAQWTMAHNATEASDMGFMALHVDSLGWSVALGVIFLFLFRLAAKRATSGQPGGLQNFVEVMVEFVDNSVKETFHGKNKVIAPLALTIFCWIFLMNLMDLVPVDFLPQLFHLMGLEYMKVVPTTDVNVTLGMSLSVFFLIIFYSLKVKGVGGFLGELTLHPFSSDNLLLKILLVPVNLLLEGVSLIAKPISLALRLFGNLYAGELIFILIALLPLWAQWTLSVPWAIFHILVITLQAFIFMMLTIVYLSMAHEDSH from the coding sequence ATGGCAGGAAGTGCATCCGAATATATCCAGCATCACCTCCAGAACCTGACGTATGGCAAATTACCGGCGGGTTACGAGCGTGCCGACGGCACGGTACTGCAGGAAGCGCAGTGGACAATGGCTCACAATGCCACCGAAGCGTCCGATATGGGCTTTATGGCTCTGCACGTTGATTCCCTCGGCTGGTCTGTCGCCCTGGGGGTGATTTTCCTGTTTCTGTTCCGCCTGGCCGCCAAGCGCGCGACATCCGGTCAGCCTGGTGGGCTGCAGAACTTCGTTGAAGTGATGGTGGAGTTTGTTGATAACAGTGTTAAGGAAACCTTCCACGGCAAGAACAAGGTCATTGCTCCGCTGGCACTGACTATTTTCTGCTGGATCTTCCTGATGAACCTGATGGATCTGGTGCCGGTCGACTTCCTGCCCCAGCTGTTCCACCTGATGGGTCTGGAATACATGAAGGTCGTTCCGACCACCGATGTTAACGTGACCCTGGGTATGTCCCTGTCGGTCTTCTTCCTGATTATCTTTTACAGCCTGAAGGTGAAGGGCGTGGGTGGCTTCCTTGGTGAGCTGACCCTGCACCCCTTCTCCTCCGACAACCTGCTCCTGAAGATCCTGCTGGTTCCGGTCAACCTGCTGCTGGAAGGCGTGAGCCTGATCGCCAAGCCGATTTCACTGGCTCTGCGTCTGTTCGGTAACCTGTACGCCGGCGAGCTGATCTTCATCCTGATTGCGCTGCTGCCGCTGTGGGCACAGTGGACGCTGTCTGTACCCTGGGCGATCTTCCACATCCTGGTTATCACCCTGCAGGCATTCATCTTCATGATGTTGACGATCGTGTACCTGAGCATGGCTCACGAAGACAGTCACTGA
- the atpE gene encoding F0F1 ATP synthase subunit C yields the protein METVVGMTAIAVALLIGLGALGTAIGFGILGGKFLEGAARQPEMTPMLQVKMFIVAGLLDAVTMIGVGIALFFTFANPFVGQIAG from the coding sequence ATGGAAACTGTAGTTGGAATGACCGCTATTGCTGTTGCACTGCTGATCGGCCTGGGTGCCCTGGGTACTGCAATCGGCTTTGGTATCCTCGGTGGCAAGTTCCTGGAAGGCGCCGCGCGTCAGCCGGAAATGACCCCGATGCTGCAGGTTAAAATGTTCATCGTTGCAGGTCTGCTGGACGCCGTAACCATGATCGGTGTTGGTATCGCGCTGTTCTTCACTTTCGCCAACCCGTTTGTCGGCCAGATCGCCGGTTAA
- a CDS encoding F0F1 ATP synthase subunit B — MNINLTMIGQAIAFFIFVVFCMKYVWPPIMAALQERQKKIADGLAASDRAARDLELAQEKSAQELREAKQQAAGLIEQANKRAAQIVEASKDDARKEGQKLIEQAKAEIEQERNQARDALRAEIAAIAVAGAEKILETSVDASKHNEMLEKLAAEL, encoded by the coding sequence GTGAACATTAATTTGACGATGATTGGTCAAGCCATCGCGTTCTTTATCTTTGTCGTCTTCTGCATGAAGTATGTGTGGCCGCCAATCATGGCCGCACTGCAGGAGCGTCAAAAGAAGATCGCTGACGGCCTGGCTGCTTCAGACCGTGCTGCGCGCGATCTGGAACTGGCTCAGGAAAAGTCAGCTCAGGAACTGCGTGAAGCCAAGCAGCAAGCTGCTGGTCTGATCGAACAGGCCAACAAGCGTGCGGCCCAGATTGTGGAAGCATCCAAGGATGACGCCCGCAAGGAAGGCCAGAAGCTGATTGAGCAGGCCAAGGCCGAAATTGAACAGGAGCGTAATCAGGCTCGTGACGCCCTGCGTGCAGAAATTGCCGCAATCGCTGTCGCCGGTGCTGAGAAGATCCTGGAAACCTCTGTCGATGCCTCCAAGCACAACGAGATGTTGGAAAAACTGGCGGCAGAACTTTAA
- a CDS encoding F0F1 ATP synthase subunit delta yields the protein MAELRTLARPYAKAAFAAAQEHKELAEWSQVLTIAGQVTANEDIRQLLANPGLEEQKKAELILEVVEDGVTEQVRNFFAVLAENRRLTLLPEIAALFNTYRADLERTVDIDVTAAFELTDQQQQKLAQALSEKLERKVSLAASTDKSLIGGVIIRTGDMVIDASVRGKLNKLADALGS from the coding sequence ATGGCAGAACTGAGAACGCTGGCCCGTCCATACGCGAAAGCAGCATTTGCAGCCGCCCAGGAGCATAAAGAGCTGGCTGAGTGGTCCCAGGTGCTGACGATTGCCGGACAGGTCACCGCGAATGAAGACATTCGACAGCTTCTCGCGAATCCGGGTCTGGAGGAGCAGAAGAAAGCCGAGCTGATTCTGGAAGTCGTCGAAGACGGCGTTACCGAGCAGGTTCGCAATTTCTTCGCTGTACTGGCAGAGAACCGCCGGCTGACTCTTCTTCCTGAGATTGCAGCGCTCTTCAACACGTACCGGGCTGATCTGGAGCGCACTGTTGATATCGACGTCACCGCCGCATTCGAGCTGACGGACCAACAGCAACAGAAGCTCGCCCAGGCGCTCTCCGAAAAACTCGAGCGGAAAGTGTCACTCGCAGCGTCAACTGACAAGTCTCTGATTGGCGGTGTAATCATCCGCACCGGCGATATGGTCATTGACGCATCTGTACGCGGAAAGCTGAACAAGCTGGCCGACGCTCTGGGCTCCTGA
- the atpA gene encoding F0F1 ATP synthase subunit alpha: MQQLNPSEISDIIKKRIEKLDISSEAKNEGTILSVSDGIVLIHGLADVMYGEMIEFANGTFGMALNLERDSVGAVVLGDYEDLAEGQKVRCTGRILEVPVGPELMGRVVDALGNPIDGKGDLGTELTSPVEKVAPGVIARQSVDEPVQTGLKAIDTMVPIGRGQRELIIGDRQIGKTAVAIDAIINQKDTGIKCIYVAVGQKQSSIAAVVRKLEEHGAMDHTIVVAAGAADPASMQFLAPYAGTSMGEYFRDRGQDALIIYDDLSKQAVAYRQISLLLRRPPGREAYPGDVFYLHSRLLERASRVNADYVEEFTNGEVKGKTGSLTALPIIETQAGDVSAFVPTNVISITDGQIFLETNLFNSGIRPAMNAGISVSRVGGSAQTKIMKKLGGNIRLALAQYRELAAFAQFASDLDEATRKQLEHGQRVTELMKQNQYSPMSVAEMGTVLFAANEGFLDDVDVDKVVKFEAQMLDWMRSEQKDLLDKINEKGDYNDEIASGLKAALEKFKTTQSW, from the coding sequence ATGCAGCAACTGAATCCATCCGAGATCAGTGACATCATCAAGAAGAGAATCGAGAAGCTCGATATCTCTTCCGAAGCAAAGAACGAAGGTACGATCCTGTCCGTTTCTGACGGTATCGTGCTGATCCACGGTCTCGCCGACGTTATGTACGGTGAGATGATTGAATTCGCCAACGGCACTTTCGGCATGGCTCTGAACCTGGAGCGTGATTCCGTTGGTGCGGTTGTACTGGGTGACTACGAAGATCTGGCCGAAGGTCAGAAGGTTCGTTGTACCGGCCGCATCCTGGAAGTTCCGGTAGGTCCGGAACTGATGGGTCGTGTGGTTGACGCCCTGGGTAATCCGATCGACGGCAAGGGCGATCTGGGCACCGAGCTGACCTCCCCGGTCGAGAAGGTTGCACCTGGCGTTATCGCTCGTCAGTCCGTTGACGAGCCGGTCCAGACCGGTCTGAAAGCCATCGATACCATGGTGCCGATCGGTCGCGGTCAGCGTGAGCTGATCATCGGTGACCGTCAGATCGGTAAGACTGCGGTTGCGATCGACGCGATCATCAACCAGAAGGACACCGGCATCAAGTGTATCTACGTTGCCGTTGGCCAGAAGCAGTCTTCCATCGCCGCTGTGGTACGTAAGCTCGAAGAGCACGGTGCCATGGACCACACCATCGTGGTTGCCGCGGGTGCTGCGGATCCTGCTTCCATGCAGTTCCTGGCTCCGTATGCCGGTACCTCCATGGGTGAATACTTCCGTGACCGTGGTCAGGATGCCCTGATCATTTACGACGACCTGTCCAAGCAGGCTGTGGCTTACCGCCAGATCTCCCTGCTGCTGCGTCGTCCGCCGGGCCGTGAAGCTTACCCGGGTGACGTATTCTACCTGCACTCACGTCTGCTCGAGCGTGCTTCCCGCGTTAACGCTGACTACGTGGAGGAGTTCACCAACGGTGAAGTGAAAGGCAAGACCGGTTCCCTGACCGCACTGCCGATCATCGAGACCCAGGCCGGTGACGTTTCCGCATTCGTACCGACCAACGTGATCTCCATCACCGACGGCCAGATCTTCCTGGAAACCAACCTGTTCAACTCCGGTATCCGTCCGGCGATGAACGCCGGTATCTCCGTATCCCGGGTAGGTGGTTCCGCCCAGACCAAGATCATGAAGAAGCTCGGCGGTAACATCCGTCTGGCCCTGGCCCAGTATCGTGAACTGGCCGCTTTCGCCCAGTTTGCTTCCGATCTCGACGAAGCAACCCGTAAGCAGCTTGAGCACGGTCAGCGTGTTACGGAACTCATGAAGCAGAACCAGTACAGCCCGATGTCCGTGGCTGAGATGGGCACGGTTCTGTTTGCAGCCAACGAAGGCTTCCTGGACGACGTTGATGTCGACAAGGTGGTTAAGTTTGAAGCGCAGATGCTCGACTGGATGCGCTCCGAGCAGAAAGACCTCCTCGACAAGATCAACGAGAAGGGCGATTACAACGACGAAATCGCTTCCGGCCTGAAAGCTGCACTTGAGAAATTCAAGACCACTCAGAGCTGGTAA
- the atpG gene encoding F0F1 ATP synthase subunit gamma, giving the protein MAVGKEIRNQISSIKSTQKITSAMEMVAASKMRKAQERMQATRPYADKMRQVIGHIAKANAQYKHPFMVERDVKRVGYIVVSTDRGLCGGLNINLFKALVREMKAWKEKGVETDLCAIGQKGASFFRSYGGNVVAALTHLGDNPSSEKLIGNVKVMLDAFSEGKIDRLYVVSNEFVNTMTQSPKVEQLLPLPPSEDEEEIKNQWDYLYEPDARQILDGLLPRFIESQVYQGVVENLACEQAARMIAMKSATDNAGSIIDELQLAYNKARQAAITQEISEIVSGAASV; this is encoded by the coding sequence ATGGCCGTCGGCAAAGAAATACGTAACCAGATTTCAAGCATCAAGAGCACGCAGAAAATCACCAGCGCCATGGAAATGGTGGCTGCGAGTAAGATGCGCAAGGCTCAGGAGCGCATGCAGGCGACTCGCCCGTATGCCGACAAGATGCGTCAGGTGATCGGGCACATTGCCAAGGCGAATGCTCAGTACAAGCACCCGTTCATGGTCGAGCGCGACGTTAAGCGCGTGGGCTATATCGTGGTGTCGACTGATCGTGGCCTCTGCGGTGGTCTGAACATCAACCTGTTCAAAGCGCTTGTCCGTGAAATGAAAGCGTGGAAAGAAAAAGGGGTCGAAACCGATCTGTGCGCCATCGGGCAGAAAGGGGCTTCCTTTTTCCGGAGCTACGGCGGCAACGTCGTTGCGGCATTGACCCATCTGGGTGATAACCCGAGCTCCGAAAAACTCATCGGCAACGTCAAGGTCATGTTGGACGCGTTCTCGGAAGGCAAGATCGATCGCCTTTACGTGGTAAGCAACGAGTTCGTCAACACCATGACCCAGAGCCCGAAGGTGGAGCAGCTTCTGCCCCTGCCTCCGAGTGAAGACGAAGAAGAGATCAAGAACCAGTGGGATTATCTCTACGAGCCCGATGCCAGGCAGATCCTCGATGGCCTTCTGCCACGTTTTATTGAATCCCAGGTATACCAGGGTGTGGTAGAGAATCTGGCATGTGAACAGGCAGCCCGGATGATCGCCATGAAGAGTGCAACTGATAACGCCGGTAGCATTATCGACGAACTTCAGCTGGCTTATAACAAGGCGCGTCAGGCAGCCATCACCCAAGAGATTTCAGAGATTGTGAGCGGTGCGGCTTCGGTCTGA
- the atpD gene encoding F0F1 ATP synthase subunit beta, producing the protein MSSGQIVQIIGAVIDVEFPRDSVPNVYDALLLEGGETTLEVQQQLGDGIVRTIAMGSTEGLKRGLKAENTGKPISVPVGTQTLGRIMDVLGRPIDEQGDIGEEERWAIHRKAPGYADQAASADLLETGIKVIDLICPFAKGGKVGLFGGAGVGKTVNMMELINNIAKEHSGLSVFAGVGERTREGNDFYYEMKESNVLDKVAMVYGQMNEPPGNRLRVALTGLTMAEKFRDEGRDVLLFVDNIYRYTLAGTEVSALLGRMPSAVGYQPTLAEEMGQLQERITSTKTGSITSIQAVYVPADDLTDPSPATTFSHLDATVVLSRDIASKGIYPAIDPLDSTSRQLDPLIIGQEHYEVARGVQTNLQRYKELKDIIAILGMDELSEEDKLTVARARKIERFLSQPFHVAEVFTGSPGKYVSLKETISSFKGILNGDYDDMPEQAFYMVGTIEEAVEKAKEMKSKGE; encoded by the coding sequence ATGAGTAGCGGACAAATCGTTCAGATCATTGGCGCGGTTATCGACGTGGAATTCCCACGTGACTCCGTACCCAACGTATATGACGCACTGCTGCTTGAAGGTGGCGAAACAACTCTGGAAGTCCAGCAGCAGCTGGGTGACGGCATTGTTCGTACCATCGCCATGGGCAGCACCGAGGGCCTGAAGCGTGGCCTGAAAGCAGAAAACACCGGCAAGCCGATCTCTGTACCGGTCGGTACACAGACTCTGGGCCGGATCATGGACGTTCTGGGTCGTCCCATCGACGAGCAGGGCGACATTGGTGAAGAAGAGCGCTGGGCTATCCACCGCAAGGCACCGGGCTATGCCGACCAAGCAGCGTCTGCCGACTTGCTGGAAACCGGCATCAAGGTAATCGACCTGATCTGCCCGTTCGCCAAGGGTGGTAAGGTTGGCCTGTTCGGTGGTGCCGGTGTAGGCAAGACCGTAAACATGATGGAGCTGATCAACAACATCGCGAAAGAGCACTCCGGTCTCTCCGTATTCGCGGGTGTTGGTGAGCGGACCCGGGAAGGTAACGACTTCTACTATGAAATGAAGGAGTCCAACGTTCTCGATAAGGTTGCCATGGTTTACGGCCAGATGAACGAGCCTCCCGGAAACCGTCTGCGTGTGGCCCTGACCGGTCTCACCATGGCCGAGAAGTTCCGTGACGAAGGTCGTGACGTACTGTTGTTCGTTGACAACATCTACCGTTACACCCTGGCCGGTACCGAGGTATCGGCACTGCTGGGCCGTATGCCGTCCGCGGTAGGTTACCAGCCGACCCTGGCCGAGGAGATGGGTCAGCTGCAGGAGCGGATCACGTCCACCAAGACCGGTTCCATCACGTCCATCCAGGCGGTCTACGTACCGGCGGATGACTTGACTGACCCGTCCCCGGCCACCACCTTCTCGCACCTGGATGCGACCGTGGTACTGAGCCGTGACATCGCCTCCAAGGGTATCTACCCGGCGATCGATCCGCTGGATTCCACTTCTCGTCAGCTGGATCCGCTGATCATCGGTCAGGAGCACTATGAAGTGGCTCGTGGCGTTCAGACTAACCTGCAGCGCTACAAGGAACTGAAAGACATCATCGCCATCCTGGGTATGGACGAACTGTCAGAAGAAGACAAGCTGACCGTTGCCCGTGCCCGTAAGATCGAGCGTTTTCTGTCCCAGCCGTTCCACGTTGCTGAAGTGTTCACCGGTTCCCCCGGTAAGTACGTGTCTCTGAAGGAGACCATCAGCAGCTTTAAGGGCATCCTCAACGGCGACTATGACGACATGCCTGAGCAGGCTTTCTACATGGTCGGTACCATCGAGGAAGCGGTCGAGAAAGCGAAGGAAATGAAGAGCAAGGGCGAGTAA
- a CDS encoding F0F1 ATP synthase subunit epsilon, translated as MGMTVHCDVVSAETKIYSGLVEMLIAAGSEGDLGIAPGHAPLLTQLKPGPIRIIKQGGEEEILYVSGGYLEVQPNLVTLLADTAVRAKDVDEAAALEAQKEAEKALADKTGEFEYSRAAAELAEAVAQLRTIQQLRNKMR; from the coding sequence ATGGGTATGACCGTGCATTGTGACGTGGTAAGTGCCGAAACAAAGATCTATTCCGGATTGGTAGAGATGCTGATCGCAGCGGGCTCTGAAGGTGACCTGGGTATTGCCCCGGGTCACGCTCCGCTGCTGACCCAGCTGAAGCCTGGTCCCATTCGGATCATCAAGCAGGGCGGTGAAGAAGAGATTCTTTACGTGTCCGGCGGATATCTGGAGGTCCAGCCCAATCTGGTGACTTTGCTGGCAGACACAGCCGTTCGTGCAAAGGATGTGGACGAAGCTGCTGCGCTTGAAGCCCAGAAAGAGGCTGAGAAGGCACTTGCCGATAAGACCGGTGAATTCGAGTATTCCCGTGCTGCTGCGGAACTGGCCGAGGCTGTCGCTCAGCTTCGTACCATCCAGCAGCTGCGTAACAAAATGCGCTGA
- the glmU gene encoding bifunctional UDP-N-acetylglucosamine diphosphorylase/glucosamine-1-phosphate N-acetyltransferase GlmU yields MSPLHVVILAAGQGSRMKSALPKVLHPVAGKAMLHHVVDTAKQLGAEKIHTVIGHGADQVRASLDDETVNWVLQTEQLGTGHAVAQALPDLPDDARVLVLYGDVPLTRRETLEAMVSELDESNLALLTVDMDNPHGYGRIVRNDQGEVQAIVEQKDATAEQQGIHEVNTGILAVSAKHLKSWLPTLSNSNAQGEYYLTDIIAMAVEHGLGVTVSQPLNPFEVQGVNNRVQLAELERWYQRQQAERLMTEGASLADPARVDVRGELTVGNDLWIDVNAVFEGKVSLGNNVVIGPNCVIKDATIADGAEIKANSVIEGAVVGANAQIGPFARLRPGTELAANTKVGNFVETKKAVVGEGSKINHLSYVGDASLGRNVNVGAGTITCNYDGVNKYRTVIGDGVFVGSNTSLVAPVTIAPEATIGAGSTITRDVADSELAVARGRQRNISGWEKPKKA; encoded by the coding sequence ATGAGCCCGTTACACGTCGTGATCCTGGCCGCCGGCCAGGGTTCCAGAATGAAGTCCGCACTGCCCAAGGTTCTGCACCCCGTGGCCGGCAAAGCCATGCTGCATCACGTGGTGGATACCGCCAAGCAGCTCGGGGCGGAGAAAATTCACACGGTGATCGGCCATGGTGCGGATCAGGTGCGTGCTTCCCTCGACGATGAGACGGTGAACTGGGTACTTCAGACCGAACAACTGGGCACCGGCCATGCCGTCGCCCAGGCCCTACCGGACCTGCCGGATGATGCCCGGGTTCTGGTCCTGTACGGGGATGTTCCCCTGACCCGCCGGGAAACCCTGGAAGCCATGGTCAGCGAGCTGGACGAGAGCAACCTGGCGCTGCTGACCGTGGATATGGACAACCCCCATGGCTATGGTCGCATCGTACGCAATGACCAGGGGGAAGTTCAGGCCATTGTCGAGCAGAAGGACGCCACCGCCGAGCAGCAAGGCATCCACGAGGTGAACACCGGCATTCTGGCGGTCTCCGCCAAACATCTGAAAAGCTGGTTGCCGACCCTGTCCAACAGCAATGCCCAGGGCGAATACTACCTGACCGACATCATCGCCATGGCGGTGGAGCACGGGCTGGGTGTGACCGTCTCCCAGCCGCTCAATCCCTTCGAGGTCCAGGGCGTGAACAACCGGGTGCAACTGGCGGAACTGGAGCGCTGGTACCAGCGCCAGCAGGCCGAACGCCTGATGACTGAAGGCGCCAGCCTGGCCGATCCGGCCCGGGTGGACGTCCGTGGCGAACTCACTGTCGGTAACGACCTGTGGATCGACGTGAACGCGGTGTTCGAGGGCAAGGTCAGCCTGGGCAACAACGTGGTTATCGGCCCCAATTGCGTGATCAAGGACGCCACGATTGCCGATGGCGCCGAGATCAAGGCCAACAGCGTGATTGAAGGCGCGGTGGTTGGCGCCAATGCCCAGATTGGCCCATTCGCCCGGCTGCGACCGGGTACCGAGCTGGCCGCCAACACCAAGGTGGGTAACTTCGTCGAGACCAAGAAAGCCGTGGTGGGCGAGGGCAGCAAGATCAATCACCTGAGCTACGTGGGTGATGCCTCCCTGGGTCGTAATGTGAATGTGGGTGCAGGTACCATCACCTGCAATTATGATGGTGTGAACAAGTACCGGACCGTGATCGGCGACGGTGTCTTCGTGGGGTCCAATACCTCCCTGGTCGCGCCGGTTACCATCGCCCCGGAGGCGACCATTGGTGCCGGTTCCACCATCACCCGGGATGTGGCAGACAGCGAACTGGCCGTGGCCCGTGGCCGCCAGCGCAACATCTCCGGCTGGGAAAAGCCGAAAAAAGCATAA